In one Blastocatellia bacterium genomic region, the following are encoded:
- a CDS encoding radical SAM protein, translated as MLLEVRVNGNQRVLLSVKPNALAVSFDDEEVYSFDAEGRLLTAWVNEQTYVRTLDNRVIKKWREPNQPTPWKQIRLLSAEEKQSFLRQTEARMRRLAEHLSGRLPTRQAQEWLNQVAAWTVDRLEQERERFFSAYTPVGILPPDQYYAVVLQATQGCHWNQCTFCHFYREIRFRIKSGEEFERHIEAVKGFFGRAINLRQTIFLGDANALLIPQDRLLTLFDQINRAFVVAADDAGGIGSESRPRVRGIYSFLDAFTGERKSLADYQALHERHLRRVYIGVETGCDDLLRWLNKPATSQQVLDTVATLKQAGVSVGLIILIGVGGDRYYDQHVEQTVALLSQLSLDSQDIVYLSPLVETPGSEYSEHAAQARIRSLTPDEQQQQLDALRCSLRRQLVGNPHVTLYDIREFVY; from the coding sequence ATGCTGCTTGAAGTTCGTGTCAACGGAAATCAACGCGTGCTGCTGAGCGTCAAGCCAAACGCGCTGGCGGTGTCGTTTGACGATGAGGAGGTTTATTCGTTTGATGCGGAAGGGAGGTTGCTGACAGCGTGGGTGAATGAGCAGACCTACGTCAGAACGCTGGATAATCGGGTCATTAAAAAATGGCGCGAACCGAATCAACCGACGCCGTGGAAGCAGATTCGCTTGTTATCGGCCGAAGAGAAGCAGTCGTTCTTGAGACAGACCGAAGCGCGCATGCGGCGACTGGCGGAACATCTCAGCGGCCGCCTCCCAACGCGGCAAGCTCAGGAGTGGCTCAACCAAGTAGCTGCCTGGACGGTTGATCGGCTGGAGCAGGAACGTGAGCGGTTTTTTTCGGCGTATACGCCTGTCGGCATCTTGCCACCGGATCAGTACTATGCGGTGGTGCTACAAGCCACCCAAGGTTGCCACTGGAACCAGTGTACGTTTTGTCACTTTTATCGGGAGATTCGCTTTCGCATCAAATCGGGCGAGGAGTTTGAGCGACACATCGAGGCGGTGAAAGGCTTTTTCGGGCGGGCGATCAATCTCCGGCAGACGATTTTTCTGGGCGACGCCAATGCGCTGTTGATCCCACAAGACCGCTTGTTGACGCTGTTTGATCAGATCAACCGAGCCTTTGTTGTGGCGGCTGACGACGCGGGTGGCATCGGCAGCGAGTCGCGCCCGCGTGTTCGGGGCATCTACTCGTTTCTCGATGCGTTCACTGGCGAAAGAAAGTCACTCGCCGATTATCAAGCACTGCACGAGCGGCATCTACGGCGCGTCTATATTGGCGTGGAGACGGGGTGCGATGACCTGTTGCGATGGTTGAACAAACCGGCGACGTCCCAGCAGGTGCTCGATACGGTGGCAACGCTTAAACAAGCCGGCGTCAGCGTTGGCCTCATTATCTTGATTGGTGTGGGCGGAGATCGTTATTACGACCAGCACGTTGAGCAAACGGTCGCTCTGCTGAGCCAACTATCGCTTGATTCGCAAGACATCGTGTATCTATCTCCGTTGGTCGAAACGCCCGGTTCCGAGTATAGTGAGCACGCTGCGCAAGCGCGGATTCGTTCACTGACACCTGACGAACAGCAGCAACAGCTTGACGCGCTTCGTTGCAGCTTGCGCCGCCAACTCGTCGGCAATCCGCATGTCACGCTTTACGACATCCGAGAATTTGTCTACTGA